From a single Nymphaea colorata isolate Beijing-Zhang1983 chromosome 4, ASM883128v2, whole genome shotgun sequence genomic region:
- the LOC116253118 gene encoding fasciclin-like arabinogalactan protein 8, with protein sequence MNIRSAMYRPTLSLFFLLLASSASSFDINSILSQFSDFSVFNGYLSQTNLVFAINSRSTITILAVSNDGMSALSGLPLDAIQRVLSLHVILDYYDEQKLHHLSHKTTHLTTLFQTTGTATGEEGFLNVTVLSSGTIAFGSAMQGASLSANLVKSIASQPYDVSVLQISSVIFPPGFNDGSSSIPPVNITSALVNSGFRAFAELLQSTGAIQTFQNSAKSGVTIFAPKDQAITKLTTNLTSDQKVSLALYHAVAGYLPSQYLKKVAAPLGTLASNGNSNFQLKVQPNGENVALDTGVNTVSIVKTVLDQQQVVLYSIDNALKAPEIFSPGTHLAFPPLTPPAAATPSPDPFAVSPPAPPSDDAESPAPSDIAPDASSPADGPVADASASAPAAEVPPPSSLNDKEKDTSSAARLAYSFCLGVTLGMLYL encoded by the coding sequence ATGAACATCAGATCTGCCATGTATAGGCCTACACTTTCgttgtttttcttgcttcttgcATCATCGGCGTCGTCCTTTGACATCAACAGCATCCTCAGCCAATTTTCAGACTTCAGTGTCTTCAATGGCTACCTCTCGCAGACCAACCTTGTGTTCGCGATCAATAGCCGAAGCACCATCACCATCCTTGCCGTGAGCAATGATGGCATGTCTGCCCTCTCTGGGCTACCTCTAGATGCCATCCAGAGGGTTCTCAGCCTGCATGTCATCCTGGATTACTATGACGAACAAAAACTTCACCACCTTTCCCACAAGACCACCCATCTCACTACCCTTTTCCAGACCACCGGCACTGCTACCGGCGAGGAAGGCTTCCTGAATGTCACCGTCCTGAGCTCGGGCACGATTGCCTTTGGCTCCGCTATGCAAGGTGCGAGCCTGAGCGCCAACCTGGTGAAATCCATTGCATCACAGCCGTATGACGTATCAGTCCTACAGATCAGCAGCGTCATCTTCCCGCCTGGTTTCAACGACGGCTCCTCCTCCATACCGCCGGTGAACATCACCTCCGCTCTGGTGAACTCGGGCTTCAGGGCATTTGCGGAGTTGTTGCAGTCCACGGGAGCGATTCAGACATTCCAGAACTCAGCCAAGAGCGGGGTAACCATTTTTGCGCCAAAGGATCAAGCCATCACAAAGTTGACAACTAACCTTACATCCGATCAGAAGGTATCCCTCGCGTTGTACCACGCTGTTGCTGGCTACCTTCCATCTCAGTACTTGAAAAAAGTGGCTGCACCTTTGGGTACGCTAGCTTCCAATGGCAACTCAAACTTTCAACTGAAAGTTCAGCCCAACGGTGAAAATGTCGCTCTCGACACTGGCGTCAATACCGTCTCCATTGTTAAAACCGTTTTAGACCAACAACAAGTGGTGCTGTACTCGATAGACAATGCCCTCAAGGCACCGGAGATCTTCTCGCCCGGAACCCATTTGGCGTTCCCACCGTTGACGCCGCCGGCTGCCGCTACACCTTCGCCAGACCCATTTGCAGTAAGCCCACCAGCCCCACCTTCCGATGACGCCGAGTCACCCGCTCCTAGCGATATTGCTCCGGATGCGTCTTCCCCAGCTGATGGTCCGGTTGCCGACGCTTCGGCTTCCGCCCCCGCTGCGGAAGTGCCACCACCATCCTCTCTAAATGACAAAGAGAAAGACACATCATCTGCAGCACGCTTGGCCTACAGCTTTTGCCTTGGTGTTACCTTGGGCATGCTCTACCTTTGA